A single genomic interval of Carassius auratus strain Wakin chromosome 30, ASM336829v1, whole genome shotgun sequence harbors:
- the LOC113049826 gene encoding Meckel syndrome type 1 protein-like, with translation MAEGWCTDTGESVYRSRDAVKNLRIRVRIQRVTSTAALSQHLHQQVLSQQERGVIELDTFSSQTQAASTTDAEELVVGWQEKFFSQYEVDLYQTESNCQTPLERQYHTEIMAMERSRRRQNQRIFTYTDFDRFSKWEEQAQSLLIPAQPTPTFLAERMANVRHRRQERRPVESNVPKSRLITWEPSEEFIKNSHIINTPVQAMYIMGDLGPSGKLGLKENEYVLCTIKADSNGVITIKPDFNNNRGAYRLETQGEKREVWRLYLENASSHIHVEENEREQHMYRDLYTRHKDYLNSLVGQDFEMPPPGILRLIVNGEIVSAQGYEYDNLYVHFFLDLPNNWSSVPFHCLSGVTQTCRTHSVEKEDVAFFSYPFSFETFFHKEDESDGSMPQWPVLYFKVLSLDFWQRYRTEGYGFLVIPSMPGYHRMTCHTWRPLQSGTVAELRRFFIGGAPELEDISYVRVPGTFKGERLSRFGFRTQTTGSVTFTLNCIQHARAFIDAITLKKRRQTVLDQLGGHSQQGSVYNVLEAFQRARKRMQEARDTLPRDLINTSAQLNSESSA, from the exons ATGGCCGAGGGTTGGTGCACTGACACCGGTGAATCGGTTTACCGTTCCCGGGATGCAGTTAAAAACTTACGAATACG aGTGCGCATACAGCGTGTGACCTCCACAGCTGCTCTGTCTCAACATCTCCATCAGCAAGTGCTTTCTCAGCAGGAGAGAGGAGTTATAGAGCTGGACACCTTCAGCTCTCAGACACAAGCAGCTTCCA CCACTGATGCGGAGGAACTGGTGGTTGGTTGGCAAGAGAAGTTCTTTAGTCAG TATGAAGTGGATCTTTACCAAACAGAGTCAAATTGTCAAACACCACTGGAGCGTCAGTATCACACAGAAATAATGGCAATGGAAAGATCCAGAAGAAGACAAAACCAGCGCATTTTCACCTACACAGACTTTGATCGCTTCTCCAAATGGGAAGAG CAAGCTCAGAGTCTGCTGATCCCAGCTCAGCCTACACCAACCTTTTTAGCAGAACGCATGGCCAATGTTAGGCACAGGAGACAAGAGAGACGTCCTGT AGAGTCTAATGTTCCCAAGTCCCGTTTAATCACATGGGAGCCTTCGGAGGAGTTCATAAAGAACAGTCACATCATCAACACACCAGTGCAGGCCATGTACATCATGGGAGATCTGGGGCCTTCAGGAAA GTTGGGCTTGAAAGAGAATGAATATGTATTATGCACCATAAAAGCAGACAGTAATGGAGTAATCACAATAAAACCTGATTTTAACAACAATAGAGGAGCCTACAG ACTGGAAACGCAGGGGGAGAAGAGGGAGGTGTGGAGGCTGTATCTGGAGAACGCCTCCTCACACATTCATGTGGAGGAGAACGAGAGAGAGCAGCACATGTACAGAGAT ctgtacacaCGTCACAAAGATTACCTCAACAGCCTGGTTGGCCAAGACTTTGAAATG CCACCTCCAGGGATCCTTCGCCTGATTGTAAATGGAGAGATTG TTTCTGCTCAGGGTTATGAGTATGACAATCTTTATGTCCATTTCTTCCTGGATTTACCAAATA ATTGGTCCAGTGTTCCCTTTCACTGTCTGTCCGGTGTGACTCAGACATGTCGCACACACAGTGTGGAAAAG GAGGATGTTGCCTTCTTCTCCTATCCATTCAGCTTTGAGACCTTCTTCCACAAGGAAGATGAGTCTGATG GGTCAATGCCCCAGTGGCCAGTGCTGTATTTCAAAGTTCTCTCGTTGGATTTCTGGCAGCGCTACAGAACTGAAGGCTACGGCTTCCTGGTCATTCCCTCAATGCCGG GGTATCACAGGATGACTTGCCACACTTGGAGACCCCTCCAGTCCGGCACGGTGGCTGAACTGAGACGCTTCTTCATCGGCGGAGCACCTGAACTCGAGGACATCAGTTATGTCCGAGTGCCTGGCACTTTCAAG GGAGAGCGGTTGAGTCGCTTTGGCTTTCGCACTCAAACCACTGGAAGTGTGACCTTTACTCTTAATTGTATCCAGCATGCCAG ggcTTTTATTGATGCCATCACCCTGAAGAAAAGAAGGCAGACTGTTCTGGATCAGCTGGGCGGACACAGTCAGCAGGGCTCTGTCTATAATGTTCTGG AAGCATTTCAGAGGGCACGTAAGCGAATGCAGGAGGCAAGAGACACTTTACCCAGAGACCTCATCAACACCTCTGCACAATTAAACTCAGAGTCTTCTGCATAG